DNA sequence from the Pedobacter sp. W3I1 genome:
TGAACATGATTGCCGAAGGTTATTATGCTGTGAAATGCATGCATATCAAAAATCAGGCATACCATGTAGATATGCCAATTTGTAAAGCAGTGCATAGCATTATTTACGAAAACCGTTCGCCCCATATCGAAATGAAATTATTAGCCGAGAAATTAAATTAATGTCACCCTGAGCGGTAATTTTTTATAAAAATCAATTTAAATTACAGGAGAATTTAAAGAGGTGAGTCAATTAGAAGTATCGTCATTTCGACCGTAGTGGAGAAATCTTTAAATTTGATTTCAACAATAAAGTTTAAAGATCTCTCCACTCCGCGGTGCTTCGGTCGAGATGACGATTTTTCTATCGAAATCTATTAATGCCAATATAGTCTAAGGATTTATTTTAATTTATTCTTCTCAGACTGGCAACCGCTCTACTTAAATTTGTCGCGAGCTTCATGTTTTCTTGCAGCCGGTTGCTGTTTAGCCCCGGGCGAAGCGACATCCCTGAAGCGAAGCGAAAGGATATAGCGGAGAACGGGAACATCCTTTAATAGTTGCCCTGTCCTTGCGCTCCAAAAAAAGATTTTAATTTTTATGTAAAGCAAGGTTCTGGGTTTTTCGGTTGGGGCAGTCCTTCTTTCCGCTATTATCTTTTTGTGAATTTTATTGCTGGTTGTTTGGCCTTGCAGCAAAAAGGATAACCGCTGCAATAAGGTTTATTGAAATCAGGTCAGTATAAGGAAACAGAATAATTCTTGCTTGGGCTGTTACATGTGGCTTCTTTACAGTGGTAACTGTTTAGCCGTCCCCTGTCGGAACCAATGCTATTAATTTAGGGCGAAATCGAGAAAAGAGTCACCCTGAGCGTAGTCGAAGGGCCTCTTTTAATTTATCAGCCTCTAGAAGTCTTCGACTACGCTCAGACTGACAATTGCGATACTTTGTTGTTATTTGTGTCTTTTTCTTGCAGCCATGAGCTTTTTAGCCCCGGTCGAAGCGGCATCCCTGAAGCGCAGCGTAAGGATATAGCGGAGAACGGGAACACCCTTTAATAGTTGCCCTGTTCTTGTGCTCCAAAAAAAGATTTTAATTTTTATGTAAAGCAAGGTTCTGAGTTTTTCGGTTCGGGTAGTCCTTCTTTCCGCTATTATCTTTTTGTGAATGTTATTGCTGGTTGTTTGGCCTTGCAGCAAAAAAGATAACCGCTGCAATAAGGTTTATTGAAATCAGGTCAGTATAAGGAAACAGAATAAATTCTTGCCTGGGCTGTTACATGTGGCTTCCTTACAGTGGTAACTGTTTAGCCGTCCCCGGTCGGACCAATGCTATTAATTTAGGGCGAAATCGAGAAAAGATGTCACCCTGAGCGTAGTCGAAGGGCCTCTTTTTTTAATTTATCAGCCTCTAGAAGTCTTCGACTACGCTCAGACTGACAATTGCGATACTTACTTTGTTGTGATTTTTGTCTTTTTCTTGCAGTACAGAAGTTTTTTAGCCCCGGTCGAAGCGGCATCCCTGAAGCGTAGCGAAAGGATATAGCGGAGAACGGGAACACCCTTTAATAGTTGTCACTGCCCTTGCGCTCAAAAAAATAATACAGCTGAATCGATACGCTACCCTTCAAAAAAGATTTTGAACTTTAGGTTTCTCAATTTCAAACAATTCCTACAATAAGATTTACTTAATAAGTACTTAGCTGTAAAACAAAAGCTGCGGTCAACTGTTATCACGTAAATAAAATATAGCTGTCATGAAAAAGAAATTAGTAATGGGTTTATTAACGCTGGCCTTGTTTGGAGGTGTAGCCTTAAATGTAAATGCACAAGAAAAGAAAAAAACTGAAGTAGGTAAAGCATTAGATCATACCGGAAAAGCAATTGGTAAAGGTGCTAAATCTGTAGGTAATAAAACTGCTGAAGTAGCGGTAAAAGGCAGTTCGAAAGTTGCTGATAAAACCTGGAAAGGTAAAATGGCACCAGATGGTTCTGATGTTTATATCAATGCAAAAAATGAAAAATATTATGTAAACTCGAAAGGTGCTAAAATTTGGTTAAAAGCCAGTCAGATTAAAAACAGACCTGAGCCTAAGAAATAGTAAAGTGTAATTTTAAAAGAAGTCAAGTTTTAAAAACTTGACTTCTTTTTTTAGATAAACCTCGAGGTTTATTTAGTTTATACTATAGTTCCGTATAAATCGAAATCTTCAGCCCTGTCTATCTTCACATTAACAAAACTTCCATTAGCGGCATAACCTGTTGCTGCGTCGATTAAAACTTCGTTATCAACTTCAGGTGAATCAAATTCAGTTCTGCCGACAAAGAAATCCCCTTCTTTTTTATCAACCAGTACTTTAAAAGTTTTACCTACTTTTTCCTGGTTAATATCGAAAGAAATACCTTGCTGAATTTCCATAATATCATCCACACGTTGTTGTTTTATTTCATCGGAGATATCATCAACCAAAGTATGCGCGTGTGTCTTCTCTTCGTGCGAATAGGTAAAGCAACCCAAACGGTCGAATTTGGTTTCTGCAACCCATTCCTTCATTTCTTGGAAATCGTGTTCAGTTTCGCCTGGGTAACCGCAGATTAAAGTAGTACGCATGGCGATATTTGGCACTTTATCTCTGATCTGGTTCACTAAATCGATGGTTTTTTGTTTGGTAGTGCCCCGGCGCATTGATTTTAGCATGTTATCTGTAATATGCTGTAATGGCATATCCAGATACTTGCAGATGTTGTCGCGTTCGTTCATGGCATCTAAAATTTCCATCGGGAAGCCAGAAGGGTAGGCGTATTGCAAACGGATCCATTCGATGCCGGGAACATCAGATAAACGACGCATCAATTCATCTAACTTGCGCACACCATAAAGATCTAAACCGTAATAGGTAAGATCCTGAGCAATTAAAATCAGTTCTTTAGTGCCGTTTTTGGCCAATATTTTAGCTTCGTTAACCAACTCTTCCATTGGTTTACTCAAGTGTTTGCCACGCATTAAAGGAATAGCACAAAAAGAGCATGGGCGGTTACAGCCTTCGGCAATTTTGAAATAGGCAAAATGAGAAGGGGTGGTTAATAAACGCTCGCCAATAAGTTCGTGCTTGTAATTAGCGCCTAACTCACGTAATATATTTTGTAAATCGTTGGTGCCGAAAAAAGCATCAACGTTTGTAATTTCAGCTTCTAATTCGGGTTTGTAACGCTCAGATAAACAGCCTGTAACCACTACTTTGCCAATTTTACCAGCTTCTTTTAGTTCACTGAACTGTAGAATGGTATCGATTGATTCTTGTTTAGCATTATCGATAAAACCGCAGGTATTGATTACAACGATATCATCTTTGCCCATTTTGTCTGATTCGTGTACAACATTTAAATTGTTGCCACGCAACTGCCCCATCAATACTTCCGAATCGTATATGTTTTTTGAACAACCTAATGTAATTACATTAATTTTAGGTTGCTTAATTGCGCTTTTACTTTTTACTATTTTGGTATTCATATTATAATGATTTACACCTTCCTTGCGGTTTGATTCCACAGATTTGGTGATTCCACAGATTGTAATGTGGAAATTTTAAAGGATCAAACAGATATTCTTTTGACCTCACAACTTGTGTTGCCAAAGTTAATCAATAATCCGGTTTTAATTTTACTGGCTTTCAAATAAGAGATAAGTTGGTTTTGGAATAATTTGGGCTGATATCCAGTTACTGACTTTAGCTCCACTATTACTTTTTGTTCCACTACTAAATCACATCTAAATTTGCCAATGATTTGATCTTCGAACATCACTATAAACTCTTTCTCAACATCAAAATTTAGCCCAGCCTGGCTAAGTTTTATTTTAAGTGCGTTGACATAAATTTTCTCTAAAAATCCTGGTCCCAATTGAGAATGGACACTGTAGCAACAACCAATTATAATACCCGTAAGTTCATGATTTTCATATTCTTCCATTACTGAAATTAATAAAAATCTGTGTAATCACCCACGAAGTGAACCCTCGATGAAATCAACCCACGAAGTGCTACTTAAACAAACTATTCACAAACTCTTTCTTATCAAAAAGCTGTAAGTCGCCAACTTTTTCTCCTACACCGATATATTTAACCGGAATTCTGAATTGATCTGAAATTCCGATTACTACACCACCTTTTGCTGTTCCATCTAATTTTGTAATGGCCAATGCATTAACATCAGTAGCTTCGGTAAACTGTTTGCACTGTTCAAAAGCATTTTGACCGGTTGAGGCATCTAATACCAATAAAATTTCGTGCGGTGCGCCTGGTACTACCTTTTGCATCACCTGTTTAATTTTACCCAACTCGTTCATCAAGCCGATTTTGTTGTGTAAACGTCCGGCAGTATCGATAATTACTACATCTTCGTCATTAGCCACGGCAGATTGTAAAGTATCAAAAGCAACTGAAGCAGGATCGGAACCCATAGCCTGCGCCACAACCCTCACGCCAACGCGTTCGCCCCAAAGTTTAATCTGATCAACGGCCGCAGCTCTGAAGGTATCGGCAGCACCTAATACTACTTTAAGTCCCGATTCTTTAAGTTTATGTGCGAGTTTGCCAATAGTAGTGGTTTTGCCCACACCATTTACGCCAACTACCATAATTACATAAGGTTTATGATCGCCGTATTCGAACTGACGGAAATCGTTACTATTGTTTTCAGATAAAAGCAATTGGATTTCATCACGCAGGATAAAATTTAGCTCCGAGGTATTGAGGTATTTATCTTTGGCAACACGTTCTTCGATACGTTTGATAATTTTTAATGTAGTGCTTACACCTACATCAGAAGTGACCAAAACTTCTTCCAGATTATCGAGCACTTCATCATCAACAGAAGATTTTCCTGCTACGGCTTTGGTAATTTTATTAAAGAAACCGTCTTTAGTTTTCTCTAAACCTTTATCCAGCGCTTCCTGAGCTTCAGGTGCAGTTTCTTTCTTTTTGAAAAAATCGAATAAACCCATATCTAAATTTTTATATAACAAAAAAAGCCCTTCCGGTTAAAACGGAACGGCCTTTAATATTTTTAATATTAAAAAATATTAACCTTATTTAGATGCAATAGCATCTTTTACGTGGTCGTTGTGTACGATAAGTTCTTTGAATGAGTAAGCACCAGTTTTTGGTGATTTTATCATTGTAATTACTTTCGAATATTCTTTACCTGTACCTGTTTTAAGGGTTGCAACTACTTTCTTTGCCATGTTCTTATAATTTTAAATGATTGAATGATAGAAGGATTGAATGAGCGGTTAAACCCCCAACCTTAAGCCTTTTACCTTCAGTCTTATTTAATCTCTTTATGTACGGTTACTTTTCTCAATACCGGATTGAATTTTTTCAATTCTAATCTCTCAGTAGTGTTTTTACGGTTTTTGGTAGAAATATATCTAGACATACCTGGCATGCCACTTTCTTTATGTTCAGTACATTCTAAAATAACCTGAACTCTGTTACCTTTTTTTGCCATTTTAATATAAATTGAAAACTGTTAATCTCAACAGTTAATGTTTTTTACAAAAATCCTTTTTTTACGAAACGGTTAATTGCTTCGCT
Encoded proteins:
- a CDS encoding GxxExxY protein, whose product is MEEYENHELTGIIIGCCYSVHSQLGPGFLEKIYVNALKIKLSQAGLNFDVEKEFIVMFEDQIIGKFRCDLVVEQKVIVELKSVTGYQPKLFQNQLISYLKASKIKTGLLINFGNTSCEVKRISV
- a CDS encoding DUF4295 domain-containing protein gives rise to the protein MAKKVVATLKTGTGKEYSKVITMIKSPKTGAYSFKELIVHNDHVKDAIASK
- the ftsY gene encoding signal recognition particle-docking protein FtsY, which translates into the protein MGLFDFFKKKETAPEAQEALDKGLEKTKDGFFNKITKAVAGKSSVDDEVLDNLEEVLVTSDVGVSTTLKIIKRIEERVAKDKYLNTSELNFILRDEIQLLLSENNSNDFRQFEYGDHKPYVIMVVGVNGVGKTTTIGKLAHKLKESGLKVVLGAADTFRAAAVDQIKLWGERVGVRVVAQAMGSDPASVAFDTLQSAVANDEDVVIIDTAGRLHNKIGLMNELGKIKQVMQKVVPGAPHEILLVLDASTGQNAFEQCKQFTEATDVNALAITKLDGTAKGGVVIGISDQFRIPVKYIGVGEKVGDLQLFDKKEFVNSLFK
- the rimO gene encoding 30S ribosomal protein S12 methylthiotransferase RimO, which translates into the protein MNTKIVKSKSAIKQPKINVITLGCSKNIYDSEVLMGQLRGNNLNVVHESDKMGKDDIVVINTCGFIDNAKQESIDTILQFSELKEAGKIGKVVVTGCLSERYKPELEAEITNVDAFFGTNDLQNILRELGANYKHELIGERLLTTPSHFAYFKIAEGCNRPCSFCAIPLMRGKHLSKPMEELVNEAKILAKNGTKELILIAQDLTYYGLDLYGVRKLDELMRRLSDVPGIEWIRLQYAYPSGFPMEILDAMNERDNICKYLDMPLQHITDNMLKSMRRGTTKQKTIDLVNQIRDKVPNIAMRTTLICGYPGETEHDFQEMKEWVAETKFDRLGCFTYSHEEKTHAHTLVDDISDEIKQQRVDDIMEIQQGISFDINQEKVGKTFKVLVDKKEGDFFVGRTEFDSPEVDNEVLIDAATGYAANGSFVNVKIDRAEDFDLYGTIV
- the rpmG gene encoding 50S ribosomal protein L33, encoding MAKKGNRVQVILECTEHKESGMPGMSRYISTKNRKNTTERLELKKFNPVLRKVTVHKEIK